The genomic window TGTTTCCACTAATTATAGATGGTATTACACTAGCATCCACAACGCGGAGCCCACAGATACCATGCACCTTCAGACGACTGTCAACCACAGAACTACTTATATCACGACCCATCTTTGCCGTGGACACTGGATGGTAAACAGTAGTAGCAAAATTGATAGCGATACACTTCCAGTAATCGGTACATCCAAACTCATAATCATTGCAAGCATCTATGTCAACTCTACCTAATACTGCATTAATTGATTTGAAGAAAGTCGTATTTACAATCTTCACTAACATTTCTATGCTAGTTGCAGCAAGATCTAAATCCCTAGAATCATCATAGTTGTTATAATATATGAGAGGATGATCTTTTGGATTATTTGATTTCAGTGAAATGTTTCCTCTCGTAAATGGATGCAGTACAGTAGCCCTAAGCTGAATTAATGCtttattttgactttgctttaatattgatttttctACTGATTCAACAAATTCTGAAGCAAAGGATTTTATACTTTCATCATTCTTCTTGTTAACTAAGACAAGCGCTTGGAAGTCAGGATAAGAAGCATTGCGTTTCTCAGAGTAAAATGCAGTAATGTCACCATAGACATGCCTTCCCAAATAACCTTGACGATCATACAGGTATCTtatagtttcaaaatattttgtggcGTCATCATTTTTTTCAGGCTCATCAGCAAACACTGGAATAATTACAGAAGTATGATCATGTAAGTTCTGGCCAACCATTGGAGAATCAAGTATAACTTCAATGTTTTTATCTACAAGATGTTTCTTGGGTCCTATGCCAGATAACATTAGCAGTTGGGGTGTATTTATAGAACCAGCGCTGATAATAATTTCACGCTTTGCTTTTACCGTCAACTCTGTGCCATTGTGATCTACTCGAACACCCCAAGCTTTTTTACCATGAAACAAAATTTTCGTTGCAAAAGTTTTCTTAACTACCTTTAAGTTGTTTCTGGTCCCTGCTATAGGATTTAGATAGGCTGTTGCCGTACTAACTCTTTTTCCGTTACTAGCTGTAGATCTAAAGCGTCCAGAACCTAAATTACCAACTGTATTTAAATCAGCTACATTTTTCATACCGATTTCGTCTAATGCAGAGAGTAAGCCGTCATACACAGTGGTATTTGTTACGTTAAAAGTATTTACAGTTACGGGTCCACAACAACCGTAATGGTTCTTAACTACGCGATTTCTCAAGAGTACAAGGTCTTGTAAACTTTCGGACTTTTTGGTGTATTTTCTGACAATATCTGGATGCCATTCGGTGTTGCCTTCGTCGTACCAAGTCTGGTAATCATGAGGGTTTCCTTGTACGTAAGCCATCACGTTCATAGCGCTGCTGCCTCCAAGCATTTTACCTCTCGGCCATTGTACTTTTCCTCCCTTGTATGCCTGGTTCGTTATTCCATTATTCACAGTCGCATATTTCCAGTCAAACTCCGATCCATATAGATTGGTAGATAAACCTGGAACCTGTGGAAGCAAATATAATTTAGCAAGAAGTCCAACTGGGTAAAGCTGGGTGAACTGCACCAAAACTATATGGAGTAAGAAACGTAATCAGAATTTTTGTCACTCTCTTGACTGCCAGTAACGACAGTTTTTGTGTCACCAGTGTCTAAATTTCTATTGTCTTAATAAGTTTACTTACCTCAGATTCTATGGGTGGGTTTCCTCCAGCTTCCATAAGTAGTACACTCCAATCATCAACTTCAGTCAGTCTGTTGGCTAGCACGCTACCTGCTGTTCCACCACCCACGATTACGAAATCATACTCTTCAGAGTCTGCAATTAATtgtaaggaaaatattattttatcacatCCTTCACTTACCAAAAGTATGATGTGTATAAAAAGTGTATTTAAtgtagtatagttatcggcacgaatcttgagctctgaccttcacctgcgcagaagtaatttattgggtcccttttgtggtatgaagtgaggcgcgggggcgggctaaagcggtgattggcccgccagtgcatcgcgtcatagccgtcactcgggattggttctttgcttataaatcacttctgcgcagatgtaggccagagctcaagattcgtgccgattactataagatttaattattgttcTCGCCATTTGATATTTGCATTGTTTAACTCGATCTTAATTTAATTGAGTTACattttttgtacctaataagaatataaaaaatgtctcatgacataattattagtaaaaaatgGTTTCATTGTTCTACATACCTTGAAGTTCAGCCCCAACAGGCCAATCCTTAGTTTGTACCATACATTGTGCAGCCAAGAAAAACTCAATAGCAGACAAGAATGTACTTGGGCCTGCACCCGTCGTTGGAGTTATACAAGCCTCGTTACTATATAAAGAAACAAACCGCATTTGTAATATCAaacatagaatagaatattctttattgtacaccaaacaTGGTCAAGGACATAACAAACAATTAATATATAgttgtaatttaaaaactttgtttgatatacctgaacattttttattcaaaatttcacCAACATGTAGacacaattttctttttgttaatatttttgtcgATAATACaatcttaaaattaatgttaatttaatttgaataaatagttaaaactacatatttttaactatattaCGAAAATACTGTACTGTCTGTCGTGTCTAGGCAGGCAGAATAAATACGTCTAAACACCTTCGAATGAAACCTTCTAATATAAGCAACATAATGATAATACCTAAATTTAAATTGAATGGCTCACAaaacttaaatttaaataattatcgcacaactttattttttcttctagtAAGCAATTTTGTAccttattatttaagaaaaacattttatggcAAACGTTTTAAAAAAGGCACAAATTACAAGCAATGGCAGGCCCAAAAcattttgtaggtaggtactacaaaGGTACTATACACTGTACAGGTAATGAACACATAtgtatattgttaaataaaattaacatcttTTTTTGATGAACATCTATATCAAAAGTGATTGTCCTTTTAacaaacaagtttttatttGCATCAAGTGGAAAATGCATAAAAAGTGActtctaaattaaatacttacaattAGTTTTATAGAATGTGATAAAAACAGAAATGTAAGGTCGTTCCTGTTGCTATCTGAATTTCACAACTTTcaccaagtttttttttgttttcataaaatagcATTGTTCCATTTTCAATTAAGAGTCCGAAGCCttaaaatgattgtttttaaaattgccTCTAAAAAGTCATGGTGagtaaattcaaattttaaatcCATGTTTCTTCAAGCCTTCACCTTTACTTAGTGGTATCTTAGAAGGTGGCTacggtacttgcttgacctggaatctctacatacctacttacataggtaCTCGAGAGGCTGATGCTTTGACCACTAGAACAGAACGATTTACAGCGCTTACACACTGGCgaattttccgctcggtttttaCGAGTAACACCGCTCTGTTCGAACAAGGCGGTGGGTGGCATGCGTATACATGTAAttgcaaacaattgacaactactggTACAAAGATGACGTTCAAAGCAGAACGAAAGATTTGTGCCACTCAGTGTGTATCGCGCGTATAAGCGCGATACACACGCGGGACCAAAAAAGTCCCATTGTGAAAGCACTGTTAATGTCTCATTACGTTACGTaaactttgtattta from Helicoverpa armigera isolate CAAS_96S chromosome 2, ASM3070526v1, whole genome shotgun sequence includes these protein-coding regions:
- the LOC135118150 gene encoding ecdysone oxidase-like, with the translated sequence MFSNEACITPTTGAGPSTFLSAIEFFLAAQCMVQTKDWPVGAELQDSEEYDFVIVGGGTAGSVLANRLTEVDDWSVLLMEAGGNPPIESEVPGLSTNLYGSEFDWKYATVNNGITNQAYKGGKVQWPRGKMLGGSSAMNVMAYVQGNPHDYQTWYDEGNTEWHPDIVRKYTKKSESLQDLVLLRNRVVKNHYGCCGPVTVNTFNVTNTTVYDGLLSALDEIGMKNVADLNTVGNLGSGRFRSTASNGKRVSTATAYLNPIAGTRNNLKVVKKTFATKILFHGKKAWGVRVDHNGTELTVKAKREIIISAGSINTPQLLMLSGIGPKKHLVDKNIEVILDSPMVGQNLHDHTSVIIPVFADEPEKNDDATKYFETIRYLYDRQGYLGRHVYGDITAFYSEKRNASYPDFQALVLVNKKNDESIKSFASEFVESVEKSILKQSQNKALIQLRATVLHPFTRGNISLKSNNPKDHPLIYYNNYDDSRDLDLAATSIEMLVKIVNTTFFKSINAVLGRVDIDACNDYEFGCTDYWKCIAINFATTVYHPVSTAKMGRDISSSVVDSRLKVHGICGLRVVDASVIPSIISGNIQSPTIMIAERAADLIKEDYNKTRRVHDV